The nucleotide window TTCCGGGGCACTCCGCCCGAGGTGCCCGGCCAGGACTAGGCGGCACGGCCCCGTATTCCCTCAGCCGCAGCGGAAGGGAATAGGGCACGGGCCTACACAGCACACGCCCCTCGTCTCGACATTGGCCCCGAAGGCCAGCGCCGAGAGTGGGGCGCCTGTTTTCAGGGCGGCATGGGCCGCGCGGCAGTCACCGAAACGGCCGGCGATGCGCTCCCGGCCGGCCAGCAGCCCCTCCTCGCGCACGATGCGGGCCACGGCTCCCGAGCAGCTCTCACCGCCGTGCAGGGCCGCGTGCGCGCAGCGAAAGCCTTTGTGCGGCGAGAGCCGGCGCTGATAGAAACGGATGGCGGTCAGGGCGAGTCGTTCCGGAAGGGGCATGGGCCAGCGTGGCACGGGCTTGGTCTGGTCACCTCCCGAAGAACCCAAGGCAGCTTGACCCTCTGGCCATAAAATCCACCACAAGATGGCCCGGTTATCTAAACCGGGCCGTCTTATGAATTGCGGGAGATCAGTTCGTGGTGATCTTGGTGGCGGTGATGGTGTCGCCCGAAATCGCGCCTTCGACCGCCACGGAAGCGTTGTTGCGGTCGGTGCCGAAGAAGTCGTCGGCGGTGGTGGCGGTGCCTTCGTAGGCGGTGGTGGCGTCCACGTTCACGGTGTAGTTCTTGTCGTCTTCGTTGAGCATGAAGGTGCGGGCCGTGCCGTCGAAGCTCATGACCGAGCCTTCCAGGCCGTCGCCGGCCGCCATGTCGGCTTCCTCGCTGGCGTTCGCCGAGTCGCCGTTGGCCAGGGTGCTGTCGGCGGGGGTGCCTTCGGTCGTGGTGGCGTCGGGTGTGGTGGCCGTAGTGTCGGTGGTGGCCGTAGTGTCGGTGGTCGTCGTCGTGGTCGTCGTGTCGGTCTTGGGGGCGCAGGAAGCCAGGAGACCGGCGGTCAGCAGAATCGTCAGGATGCTCTTCATGAGGTCATGATGGCGACTCGCCCCCTCGGCAAGCATGAGCATGAGAGCAACGCCCCTTCACGCGGGAGTTAACAAACATATGGAATTCAAGGCCGTCTCAAGAAAGTCATCAGGGCTATGAACCCTCACGGCCGGAAGCTGAAGTTCTCCTCGCTGTCCACATCCACCGTGACGGTTCCGCCACCGGTCAGGCGGCCGAACAGCAGTTCGTCGGCCAGCGGGCGCCCCAGCCGTTCCTCAATCACGCGGGCCAACGGGCGGGCGCCCAGCGCCGGGTCGTACCCGAGTTGGGCCAGGCGGGCGCGGGCAGCGGGCGTGACCGTCAGGGTGACGCGGCGCTCGGCGAGCTGGGTCTCCAGGGCGCGCAGGA belongs to Deinococcus sp. Leaf326 and includes:
- the yidD gene encoding membrane protein insertion efficiency factor YidD, which encodes MPLPERLALTAIRFYQRRLSPHKGFRCAHAALHGGESCSGAVARIVREEGLLAGRERIAGRFGDCRAAHAALKTGAPLSALAFGANVETRGVCCVGPCPIPFRCG